A window from Gossypium raimondii isolate GPD5lz chromosome 7, ASM2569854v1, whole genome shotgun sequence encodes these proteins:
- the LOC105798863 gene encoding LRR receptor-like serine/threonine-protein kinase RGI2, translated as MPMPRQSKNYKQQAMPRQSLTTHLHYYRLLLLSLFFTLLPNAVFAANSEAIALLSWLHSTPSPPSPLSNWHPSDPNPCTWSYITCSSENFVIEINIQFVQLALPFPSSLSSLPSLQKLVISGANLTGTIPPDIGDCLQLTVIDVSANSLVGSIPSSIGKLHNLQDLILNSNQLTGEIPAAIGECSSLKNLLIFDNYLSGNLPVELGKLSNLEVIRAGGNKDIAGRIPEEIGDCQNLKVLGLADTKISGSIPVSLGKLTKLQTLSVYTTMLSGEVPPHIGNCSELVDLYLYENDLFGSLPPELGKLQKLEKLLLWQNNFEGSIPEEIGNCKSLMTIDLSLNYFSGSIPHSFGNLSNLQELMLSNNNITGTIPPILSNATSLVQLQLDTNQISGSIPAELGTLTKLTVFFAWQNKLEGSIPAALASWRSLEALDLSHNALTGSLPSGLFQLQNLTKLLLISNDISGTIPPEIGNCSSLIRVRLVNNRISGTIPKEIGLLDNLSFLDLSENHLGGSVPDEIGNCTQLQMLNLSNNTIEGSFPSSLSSLTRLQVLDVSVNQFKGQIPESFGQLTSLNRLILSRNSLSGAIPSSLGHCLNLQLLDLSSNALSGTIPEELFDIQALDIALNLSWNALSGVIPPQVSALNKLSILDLSHNKLEGDLVAISGLDNLVSLNISCNNFTGYLPDSKLFRQLSAAEMAGNQGLCSKGHDSCFLSSASATGMQSDSGFRRSQKLKIAIALLTTLAIALAIFGAFAVFRARKMIGDDNDSEMGGDSWPWQFTPFQKLNFSVDQVLKCLVEGNVIGKGCSGIVYRAELENGETIAVKKLWPTTMAAGYDCHSDKVGIGGVRDSFSAEVKTLGSIRHKNIVRFLGCCWNRSTRLLMYDYMENGSLGSLLHERNGSCLEWDLRYRIILGAAQGLAYLHHDCVPPIVHRDIKANNILIGPQFESYIADFGLAKLVDNGDFARSSSTVAGSYGYIAPEYGYMMKITEKSDVYSYGVVVLEVLTGKQPIDPTIPDGLHIVDWVRQKRGGVGVLDPSLQARPESEIEEMLQTIGVALLCVNPSPDDRPTMKDVAAMLKEIKQDREECMKLSMVPDGSSDSDHNHQGNSNSPSSMIQNSYPQSSSTSFSASSLLYSSTSNAKLAFK; from the exons ATGCCAATGCCGAGGCAGTCCAAAAACTACAAGCAGCAGGCAATGCCAAGGCAATCTTTGACCACTCACCTTCACTATTATCGCCTTCTACTTCTATCACTCTTCTTTACACTTTTACCAAATGCTGTTTTTGCAGCCAACAGTGAAGCTATTGCATTACTATCTTGGCTTCATAGCACCCCTTCACCTCCTTCACCACTCTCCAACTGGCATCCTTCAGACCCCAACCCCTGTACCTGGTCTTATATCACTTGTTCTTCTGAAAACTTCGTCATTGAAATCAATATCCAGTTTGTCCAGCTAGCTCTTCCCTTTCCTTCCAGTCTTTCATCCCTTCCTTCCCTTCAGAAGCTGGTCATTTCTGGTGCTAATCTCACTGGAACTATCCCACCTGATATTGGAGACTGCTTGCAACTAACTGTCATCGATGTCAGCGCAAACAGTCTCGTTGGTAGCATTCCTTCAAGTATTGGAAAGCTCCACAACCTGCAGGACTTGATTTTAAACTCCAACCAGCTCACTGGGGAGATCCCAGCAGCCATTGGTGAATGCAGCAGCCTTAAGAATCTCCTAATATTTGACAACTATTTAAGTGGGAACCTTCCAGTTGAACTTGGTAAACTGTCAAATCTTGAAGTTATACGTGCAGGTGGGAACAAGGACATTGCAGGAAGAATCCCAGAAGAGATTGGAGACTGCCAGAACCTGAAGGTGTTGGGCCTTGCTGATACTAAAATCTCTGGTTCAATTCCTGTTTCACTAGGTAAGCTAACCAAACTCCAAACTCTATCAGTATATACCACCATGCTTTCAGGTGAGGTTCCACCACACATAGGCAACTGTTCAGAGCTTGTGGACTTATATTTGTATGAGAACGATCTCTTCGGGTCACTTCCACCGGAATTAGGTAAGCTCCAGAAGCTGGAGAAGTTGTTGCTGTGGCAGAACAACTTTGAAGGGAGTATTCCTGAGGAAATAGGGAACTGCAAAAGCTTGATGACCATTGATCTgtccttaaattatttttctggTAGCATACCCCACTCATTTGGCAACCTCTCTAATCTTCAAGAGCTCATGCTTAGTAACAACAATATCACTGGCACTATACCACCAATTCTATCTAATGCCACAAGCCTAGTACAGTTACAGCTTGATACTAATCAGATATCAGGCTCTATTCCGGCAGAGCTTGGGACATTAACAAAGCTCACGGTCTTCTTTGCGTGGCAAAACAAACTTGAAGGAAGCATTCCAGCAGCATTAGCTAGTTGGAGGAGCCTCGAGGCTCTAGACTTGTCACATAATGCACTCACTGGTAGCTTACCCTCCGGTTTATTTCAgcttcaaaatctaacaaaGCTTCTCTTAATTTCTAATGACATTTCGGGCACAATCCCTCCGGAGATTGGCAATTGCAGTTCCCTTATTAGAGTCCGGCTTGTTAATAACAGAATCAGCGGAACGATCCCAAAAGAGATTGGGCTCCTAGACAACCTTAGCTTCCTTGACCTGTCTGAAAACCATCTTGGTGGCTCAGTGCCAGATGAGATAGGTAACTGCACTCAGTTGCAAATGTTGAACCTTAGCAACAACACCATTGAAGGTTCTTTTCCTAGCTCTTTATCTTCTCTTACGAGACTTCAGGTATTGGATGTTTCTGTTAATCAGTTTAAGGGACAAATTCCAGAGAGTTTTGGCCAACTAACTTCACTCAATAGACTTATACTTAGCAGAAACTCTCTTTCTGGAGCAATCCCTTCCTCTCTTGGTCATTGTTTAAATCTTCAATTGCTTGACCTTAGCAGCAATGCACTATCTGGCACGATACCAGAGGAACTGTTCGACATCCAAGCTCTAGATATTGCTCTAAATCTAAGTTGGAATGCACTATCTGGGGTGATCCCACCTCAAGTTTCTGCACTGAACAAGTTATCAATATTGGACCTTTCACACAACAAGCTTGAAGGTGACTTGGTAGCAATTTCTGGGCTTGACAACCTTGTTTCTCTGAACATCTCCTGCAACAATTTCACCGGCTACCTCCCGGACAGTAAGTTGTTCCGACAGTTATCTGCAGCAGAAATGGCTGGAAACCAAGGGCTGTGTTCTAAGGGACACGATTCCTGTTTCCTTAGCAGTGCTTCAGCAACTGGTATGCAAAGTGATAGTGGTTTCAGACGATCACAAAAACTTAAAATAGCTATTGCACTGCTTACTACCTTGGCCATTGCATTAGCAATCTTTGGGGCTTTTGCAGTCTTTAGAGCTAGAAAGATGATAGGAGATGATAATGATTCTGAGATGGGAGGGGATTCATGGCCTTGGCAGTTCACTCCATTCCAGAAGTTGAATTTCTCAGTTGATCaagttttgaaatgtttggTAGAAGGTAACGTTATCGGAAAGGGTTGTTCAGGGATTGTTTACCGTGCAGAACTAGAAAATGGGGAAACCATTGCTGTAAAGAAGCTTTGGCCAACTACAATGGCAGCTGGATATGATTGTCATAGTGATAAAGTTGGTATAGGCGGAGTTCGTGATTCCTTTTCTGCTGAGGTAAAAACTCTCGGTTCTATCCGCCACAAAAACATAGTCAGGTTCTTAGGTTGCTGTTGGAACAGAAGCACTAGATTGCTTATGTATGATTACATGGAAAATGGAAGCTTGGGAAGTCTTCTTCATGAGCGCAATGGCAGCTGCTTGGAATGGGATCTTAGATATCGAATCATCTTGGGAGCAGCTCAAGGTTTGGCTTACCTACACCATGACTGCGTCCCTCCCATTGTTCACAGAGATATCAAGGCCAACAACATCCTCATTGGTCCCCAGTTTGAATCCTACATTGCTGATTTTGGACTTGCCAAGCTTGTCGACAATGGAGATTTCGCTAGGTCTTCTAGCACAGTTGCCGGATCCTATGGTTACATTGCTCCAG AGTATGGCTATATGATGAAAATAACAGAGAAAAGTGATGTGTATAGCTACGGAGTTGTTGTGTTAGAAGTCCTAACAGGAAAACAACCAATTGATCCAACCATACCAGATGGACTCCACATTGTAGATTGGGTCAGGCAGAAAAGAGGAGGGGTTGGAGTGTTAGATCCGAGCTTACAAGCTAGGCCGGAATCCGAGATCGAGGAAATGTTGCAGACCATAGGGGTGGCATTGCTATGTGTAAACCCTTCCCCTGATGACAGACCTACCATGAAAGACGTAGCTGCAATGCTGAAGGAAATAAAGCAGGATAGGGAAGAGTGTATGAAACTGAGCATGGTTCCAGACGGCTCTTCGGACTCGGATCATAATCACCAAGGGAACAGCAACTCTCCATCATCAATGATCCAAAACTCATATCCCCAGAGCAGCAGCACCAGCTTTTCTGCATCTTCATTGCTATACTCATCTACTTCCAATGCTAAGCTAGCTTTCAAGTAG